Proteins encoded within one genomic window of Argiope bruennichi chromosome 7, qqArgBrue1.1, whole genome shotgun sequence:
- the LOC129975669 gene encoding UMP-CMP kinase-like: MRFRIFQSILKMASKPKVVFVLGAPGAGKGTQCKKIVENFGFVHLSAGDLLRAERNTPGSQYGELIENHIRNGTIVPVEITCRLIEEAMKQSSSNKFLIDGFPRNKNNLDGWNQEMGEKADVRFILFIDCSEDACIERCLKRGAEGSGRSDDNIDSLKKRFRTFHEDTLPIVNQFSEKGMVLKVDGGQDPDTVFQKIRELFEKHS, from the exons ATGAGATTTAGAATCtttcaatctattttaaaaatggctTCAAAACCCAAAGTTGTCTTTGTATTGGGAGCTCCTGGTGCTGGAAAAGGTACTCAGTGTAAAAAAATAGTTGag AACTTTGGTTTTGTCCATTTATCTGCCGGTGATCTTTTGCGAGCTGAAAGGAATACTCCTGGATCCCAATATGGTGAACTCATTGAGAATCATATACGTAATGGAACCATTGTACCTGTTGAAATTACTTGCCGTCTAATTGAAGAG GCAATGAAACAATCTTCAAGTAATAAATTCTTGATTGATGGTTTTCCACGTAATAAGAACAACTTAGACGGCTGGAATCAAGAAATGGGTGAAAAAGCGGAtgttcgatttattttatttattgattgctCTGAAGat gCATGTATTGAAAGATGCTTGAAAAGAGGTGCTGAAGGTAGTGGGCGCTCCGATGACAATATTGATAGCTTAAAGAAGAG ATTTCGAACCTTTCATGAAGATACATTGCCCATTGTAAATCAGTTTAGTGAGAAAGGCATGGTTTTAAAAGTGGATGGAGGTCAAGATCCTGATACA gttttccAGAAAATCCGAGAATTATTTGAAAAGCATTCATAA